A stretch of DNA from Streptomyces venezuelae:
GTTCCCAGTCGTGGCGGTGGCCGCCGAGCGCGATGCCGGGGATGGCCTGGTCCTTTTCGAAGTACAGCGCGTAGACCACGGCGCACCAGCCGTTGTTGCAGGTCCAGCGGGAGTAGCCGTTGGTGTTGTCGAGGTCCGAGGAGTCCCGGCAGCTGCCGTTGAGGGCGCCGGTGGGCTTGAGTCCGCCGTTGAGAACTCCGGTCGGGCCTATGGCGGGTGTCGGGTAGCAGCCGTCGGTGTCGTAGTCGAAGGCCGGCTGGAAGGTCCGCTCGATCGTGTCGGCCAGGGCGGGCAGGGCCAGGGGCGGGGCCGCGAAGGCCACCTGGGGGACGGCGACGACCAGCGCCAGGGCGGCGCCGAAGACCACGCCCGCCCTCCGGATGTGACGGTACGTCCGCACAGCAGCCCTCCCGGCCGGTCGGTTCGACGGCGGCGGCGGATCTCGACCACCGTCGGACCGACACGCCGGGGAGCATCATGGGCGAACCGGCGCGACACGGCAAGGCTGCGAACAGCTTGCTTCGCACGGTCAACGACCGAGGGCGTTCATCAGGATGATGGCCACGAGGTTGAGGAAGATGACGGCGAAGGTGGTGCCGAGCATGATCCAGGCCTTGCGGGATTCGTCCATGTGAGCCACCTCCCGGCTCAGAGGTGTCGCGGCACCCCCTGGCCATCATGACCCCGTTCCCGCCGGAGCACAGTTCGGGCTGCTCGCAGACGGTTCTAGGGGTGTCCGGTGGATCAGGGCCGGGCACGGCACCAGACGACCCGGGCTATCCGACCCTGACCCACCGGACACCCCCTAGGCCACCCAGGATCCGGTCATGCCGAGGACAGCCGAGCCGTCCCCGTCGGCCAGCTTGGTGCCGGTGAAATCGCGGGCCCACTGCGAGGTCTGGATGCGGAACGCGGGGCGGTCGGCGGTCAGCGCCTCCATGACGGCCTCGGCCGCGCCGGCCGGGGTCTGGGCGCCGTCCATGAACTGGGCGACCGTACGCTCGACATAGTGGCGCAGCGCGTCGGCGTACGGGCCGGCAGCGGCGATCTCGCCCTCGATGTCCAGCCCGATGTTGTTGACGAACTCCGTGGCCACGGCGCCCGGCTCGATGACCGACACGCTCACGCCGACGGTGGCCGCGACGGGGGCCAGGCTCTCCATGTACCCCTCCACGGCGAACTTCGCGGCGCAGTACGCCTCGTTGAAGGGCTGGCCGATGACACCGCCGACGCTGGTGACCGTGATCAGGCGGCCCCCGGTGGCCCGCAGGTGCGGCAGTGCGGCCTTGGAGACGTTCAGCACGCCGAAGAAGTTGACCTCCATGACCTCGCGGACGTCGGCGACGGTTTCCTGTTCGAGGGTGCCGACGTGACCGGCGCCGGCGTTGTTCACGACCGCGTCCAGGCGGCCGTAGTCGGCGATCACGCCGTTGACGGCGGCGGCGACGGAGTTCTCGTCGACGACGTCGAGCCGGCGGATGTCGAGTTCCACGCCCGCCTCGGCGGCGGCCTTGCGCAGGGCGTCGGCCCGGCCGGTGTCCCGCAGGGTGGCGACCGTGCGCCAGCCGGCCCGGGCGGCGGCGACGGCTGCGGCCAGCCCGATGCCGGATGAGGTGCCGGTGATCAGGACAGTGCGCGGGGAGGTCTCGGCGGAGGTCTCGGAGGCGGTGGGGAGGGTCGTCATGGCGGGGCCTTTCACGAAGCCTGATTTATGTGCGTGCACACACACCATAAAATTATGTGCGTGCGCACGCAACCCCTAGACTGCCGACATGCCGAAAAAGCTCACCGAAGCCGAGATGTCGACGGCCGACTACGCCTTCTACGGGCTGGTCTGGGCCGGAACCGTGATGACCGACCGCGTCGACCGGGCCCTGGTGAAGGCCCACGACCTGCCCGTGTCCTGGTTCGAGGTGATGCTGTGGCTGGCCACCAGCCCCGAGCCGGTGCCCGCTTCCGTTCTCGGCAACAGCACGCTGCTCAGCCGCAGCCAGGTCTCCCGGGTGGTGGACGCCCTGCAGAGCCGCGGCCTGGTGACCCGTACGCCCTCGGCGCGTGACGCACGGTCGGTGGAGGTCTCCCTCACGGAGGCGGGACGCACGGTCTTCGCCGAGGCCGACGCCACCCGGCGGGCTGCCCTGGCACCGGTTTTCACCGAGCTCCTCGACGCTCAGGACCTGGAGGCGCTGGGAACCGTGTGGCGCAAGCTCAAGGCGCAGAAGGACGCGATAGCCGGGGAGCCGGGCGGCGTCAGCCGGAAGTGAGGGTGGCGGCGGCTGCGAAGAGGCGGGCGCAGCGCTGCGTCATCGCCGCCGGCGTCTGCTCCGGGTGCTTGACCCACCAGCGGACGAGGGTGGCGACCAGGTCCCGCCAGACATAGGTCAGCGCGTCGGCGTCCAGCGGGTCGCCGGAACCGGCCGCGCGCAGCAGGTCGGCGGTGCCGGCCGCGGCGAGCCGGTCGATGGCCGTCCAGTACTCCGAGGCCCGGCGCGCGGCCTCGCCGCCGGGCGGCAGCGAGGTGTCGTACAGCACGAACCAGGCCTCGCGCTGCCCCTCCAGGGCGGTGAAGATGCCGTCGAGCACGCGCAGCGGGGTGTGCGGCGCGGTGCCGTCCGGGCCGATGGCCGTACGGATGGCCTCCAGGAGCCGGTCCCCGACGGGGACCAGGCAGGCGATGTACAGGTCCTCCTTGGTGCCGCAGTACTGGTGCAGCAGCGTCTTGGTGACGCCCACGCGTGCGGCGATCGCGGGGAGCGATGCGGCGGCGTAGCCGCGGGTGCCGAACTCCTCCGTGGCGGCCTCCAGCATCTGCTGCCGGCGGCGCTCCCGCGGGACTCCCTTGGTACCGGCCTTCGACGGAGGGCTTGTCATGAGCGGATATTATCAGTAGGTAATTTACCCCGAGGTAAATTACTGCGACCGCTGGAGCGATCCATGGCCGGTACCACCGCGCAGCCGATGTCCCGTACCCGTTCCTGGTGGGGCTGGGGCTGGGCCGACGCCCATCCCGGCGATGCGGAGTGCACCGCGATGGGCGCCCTGATCCCCGGCACCCTCGACCGCCCGCTGCCCGTGCCCCGGATCCGCGACCTGGGCATCGGGAGCCCCGCCGCCGAACCCCCGCGCAGCCTCGCCCACCTGGTCAGCGCCGACCCGGCGGACCGGGCCGCCCACGCCATGGGCAAGGCGTACCGCGATGTGATGCGCGCCCTGCACGGGCAGCCCGGCCGCATCCCCGATCTGGTCGCCCGCCCGAGGGACGAGCAGGGCGTGGCCGACCTGCTGGAGTGGGCCGGGGACCGGCAGGTCGCCGTCATCCCGTACGGCGGGGGTTCCTCGGTCACCGGGGGCGTGGAGTACCGGGGCGACACCCACCGGGCGGTGCTGTCCCTGGACCTGACCGCCATGGGCCGGGTCCTGGAGGTCGATGCCGGGGGCCGGGCCGCCCGGATCCAGGCCGGCACCCTCGGGCCGGCCCTGGAGGACCAGCTGCGGCCCCACGGCCTCACCCTGCGGCACTTCCCGCAGAGCTTCGAGTTCTCCACCCTGGGGGGCTGGCTCGCCACCCGGGCGGGCGGCCACTACGCCACCGGCCGCACGCACATCGACGACTGCGTGCAGTCGCTCAGCGTGGTCACCCCGGCCGGTACGAGCAGCTCCTGGCGGCTGCCCGCCTCGGGGGCGGGCCCCTCCCCCGACCGGCTGTTCCTGGGCTCCGAAGGGGCCCTCGGCATCATCACCGAGGCCTGGGTCCGCCTGCAGGAACGGCCCCGCCACAAGGCGTCCGCCGCCGTGGCCTTCACCGATTTCCAGGACGCGCTCCGGGCGGTGCGGGCGCTCGCGCAGTCCGACCTGTCCCCGGCCAACTGCCGGCTGCTGGACTCCGGTGAGGCGGCGCTGTCGGGGGCGGCACAGGACGGTTCCGCCGTGCTGGTCCTGGGGTTCGAGTCGGCGGACGAACCGGTGACCGCCCGGCTGGACCGGGCCGTCGGCCTGGCCCGCTCGTACGGAGGCCGGTACGGCGGGACCGCCGGCCGGGACGAGGCCGCCGGGGACGCCGGGGACGCGGCCGTGGGCGCCTGGCGCTCGGCCTTCCTGCGGATGCCCTACCTCCGGGACGGTCTGGCCAGGATGGGTGCGATCGCGGAGACCTTCGAGACGGCGGCCTGCTGGGACCGGATCCCCGGCCTGATCGACGCGGTGCGCACTGAGGTCGGCGCGGCGGCGCTCAAGGCCACCGGACACCCCGCGACCGTCAACTGCCGCCTGACCCACGTGTATCCGGACGGCGCGGCGCCCTATTTCACCGTCCTCGCGGCCGGCCGGGCCGGGGCCGAGGTGGCCCTCTGGGACGAGCTCAAGGCCGTGGCGGGTGAGGTCCTGCACCGCCACCGGGCCACCATCACCCATCACCACGCCGTCGGCCGGGACCACCGCCCGGACTACGACCGCCAGCGCCCCGAGCCCTTCGCCCTGGCGCTGCGCGCAGCAAAGGGGGCGCTGGACCCGCGGGGCATCCTCAACCCCGGGGTGCTGGTGGACTGAGACGGCCCAGCGCTGAGCGGGGGTGTTTGCCGGGCCGGGCGCCGGGCACGCGCCCGGCATGGGGGCGTAGCGGAAGGAGGGGTCATGGACGACCAAGGTGGCGCGGGTGGTGTGCCGCTGCACGAGGGCGGTGACGACGCGGAGCGGCGCAGGCCGCACGCGAGCAGGCGCGGAGAGCTCGGGGAGCGCCCGGTGCCCGGAGGCACCCGGGCTCAGGACACGGACGAGGCGAGCCGGCTGGACCGGCCGCAGAACCCCGATGAGCCCCGTAAGAACCGCCAGCGGTGGACGGGACCCGCGGGCGACTGACACCACAGCGGGTCTCAGCGGCTGTCAACGGGCCGGTGACCAGAGAGCCGTGAAGCGGCCTTCGCCGGGGGTCAGGTCCTGCCACCCGCCCGGCAGGTCCACCACCACGACGCCCGAGGTCGGCAGCCCGTCCCTCAGCCGGTCCAGCAGCTCCTGCGGGCCGGACCCGCACAGTGCCGAGGCCAGTTCGTGGATGCCCGCGTTGTGGCCGACCAGCATCAGGCGGCCGAGATCCGCTCCCCGCTCCCCCAGCACGCTGACCAGGGTGCTGGGGGCCGCGTTGTAGAGCCTGTCGTCGTACACGGCGGGCGGCGGGTCCGGCAGGACCGGAGCGATCAGCTGCCAGGTCTGCCGCGTTCTGCGGGCCGGGGAGCAGAGCACCAGATCGGCCCCGAGGCCCGTGTCCGCCAGCCAGCGGCCCGCCTCCGGTGCATCGGCCCGTCCGCGCTCGCTCAGGCCTCGCTCGAAGTCCTCCGCCGCGTCCTTGGGCACGGCCTTCGCATGGCGTACCACCAGCAGTCGGCATCCGGCGGTTCCGGCGGGTCCTTCGGGGGCCATGGCCTTCTCCTTCGCCGCGGGCGGTACGGCCGTCAGGCCGTTTCCTCG
This window harbors:
- a CDS encoding NPP1 family protein translates to MRTYRHIRRAGVVFGAALALVVAVPQVAFAAPPLALPALADTIERTFQPAFDYDTDGCYPTPAIGPTGVLNGGLKPTGALNGSCRDSSDLDNTNGYSRWTCNNGWCAVVYALYFEKDQAIPGIALGGHRHDWEHVVVWIQGNEAKYVATSAHGDFEIHTRDRIRWDGTHPKIVYHKDGASTHCFRAANTNDEPPENHRGTWQYPALVGWSGYPAALRDKLSQADFGSAHFGLKDGAFASHLAEAKPAGIPFDPYA
- a CDS encoding SDR family oxidoreductase, with amino-acid sequence MTTLPTASETSAETSPRTVLITGTSSGIGLAAAVAAARAGWRTVATLRDTGRADALRKAAAEAGVELDIRRLDVVDENSVAAAVNGVIADYGRLDAVVNNAGAGHVGTLEQETVADVREVMEVNFFGVLNVSKAALPHLRATGGRLITVTSVGGVIGQPFNEAYCAAKFAVEGYMESLAPVAATVGVSVSVIEPGAVATEFVNNIGLDIEGEIAAAGPYADALRHYVERTVAQFMDGAQTPAGAAEAVMEALTADRPAFRIQTSQWARDFTGTKLADGDGSAVLGMTGSWVA
- a CDS encoding MarR family winged helix-turn-helix transcriptional regulator yields the protein MPKKLTEAEMSTADYAFYGLVWAGTVMTDRVDRALVKAHDLPVSWFEVMLWLATSPEPVPASVLGNSTLLSRSQVSRVVDALQSRGLVTRTPSARDARSVEVSLTEAGRTVFAEADATRRAALAPVFTELLDAQDLEALGTVWRKLKAQKDAIAGEPGGVSRK
- a CDS encoding TetR/AcrR family transcriptional regulator; its protein translation is MTSPPSKAGTKGVPRERRRQQMLEAATEEFGTRGYAAASLPAIAARVGVTKTLLHQYCGTKEDLYIACLVPVGDRLLEAIRTAIGPDGTAPHTPLRVLDGIFTALEGQREAWFVLYDTSLPPGGEAARRASEYWTAIDRLAAAGTADLLRAAGSGDPLDADALTYVWRDLVATLVRWWVKHPEQTPAAMTQRCARLFAAAATLTSG
- a CDS encoding FAD-binding oxidoreductase, which encodes MAGTTAQPMSRTRSWWGWGWADAHPGDAECTAMGALIPGTLDRPLPVPRIRDLGIGSPAAEPPRSLAHLVSADPADRAAHAMGKAYRDVMRALHGQPGRIPDLVARPRDEQGVADLLEWAGDRQVAVIPYGGGSSVTGGVEYRGDTHRAVLSLDLTAMGRVLEVDAGGRAARIQAGTLGPALEDQLRPHGLTLRHFPQSFEFSTLGGWLATRAGGHYATGRTHIDDCVQSLSVVTPAGTSSSWRLPASGAGPSPDRLFLGSEGALGIITEAWVRLQERPRHKASAAVAFTDFQDALRAVRALAQSDLSPANCRLLDSGEAALSGAAQDGSAVLVLGFESADEPVTARLDRAVGLARSYGGRYGGTAGRDEAAGDAGDAAVGAWRSAFLRMPYLRDGLARMGAIAETFETAACWDRIPGLIDAVRTEVGAAALKATGHPATVNCRLTHVYPDGAAPYFTVLAAGRAGAEVALWDELKAVAGEVLHRHRATITHHHAVGRDHRPDYDRQRPEPFALALRAAKGALDPRGILNPGVLVD
- a CDS encoding SixA phosphatase family protein, with product MAPEGPAGTAGCRLLVVRHAKAVPKDAAEDFERGLSERGRADAPEAGRWLADTGLGADLVLCSPARRTRQTWQLIAPVLPDPPPAVYDDRLYNAAPSTLVSVLGERGADLGRLMLVGHNAGIHELASALCGSGPQELLDRLRDGLPTSGVVVVDLPGGWQDLTPGEGRFTALWSPAR